A stretch of Sylvia atricapilla isolate bSylAtr1 chromosome 31, bSylAtr1.pri, whole genome shotgun sequence DNA encodes these proteins:
- the ZBTB22 gene encoding zinc finger and BTB domain-containing protein 22 translates to MPRPCSPPPPPSSSPSSSSSCPSLLHLEFPQVPPALLSNLNRQRLEGKLCDVSIRVQGREFRAHRAVLAASSPFFHDQLLLKNLDSIELPSVMDPAAFALVLGCAYTGRLSMAPGDIVSFLTVGSVLQMWHIVDKCAELLREFRAAPSSSSSSSSSSSLSSSRPHSSNQSPSSTNCLVPAPKFPKLGSEEEEKFPKLGSEEEKGKFPKMGSEEEKGKFPKLGSEEEEGKTGSEEEDEGVLPQNFGVLVKREWLQEDLVLTCEEDEEEPREDEGIPAGGILPGSEGILQENEGISPRTGGILHENEGTLHGTGRISHENTGILTGTGGILARTPRRPPRTPRGGGAEPSPADQVSWCGSPEGPRLFVCHCGKAFSHRSMRQRHVNMHLDLRPFTCPECRKRFKMKHHLSEHMKTHTGLRPYTCPGCERRFMWRDSFVRHRGTCAGTGTRGRGTGTGTE, encoded by the exons aTGCCCCGGCCctgctctccccctccccccccttcctcctccccttcctcctcctcctcctgcccctcgcTGCTGCACCTGGAGTTCCCGCAGGTGCCGCCGGCGCTGCTCTCCAACCTGAACCGGCAGCGCCTGGAGGGGAAGCTCTGTGACGTCTCCATCCGAGTGCAGGGCCGGGAATTCCGCGCCCACCGCGCCGTCCTGGCCgcctcctctccttttttccatgACCAGCTGCTCCTGAAGAACCTGGACTCCATCGAGCTGCCCAGCGTGATGGACCCCGCGGCCTTCGCGCTGGTGCTGGGCTGCGCCTACACTGGGCGCCTCTCCATGGCCCCGGGGGACATCGTGAGTTTCCTGACGGTGGGCAGCGTGCTGCAGATGTGGCACATCGTGGACAAGTGCGCCGAGCTGCTGCGGGAGTTCCGGGCAGCTCCTTCATCATCGTCGTCATCGTCATCTTCATCATCGTTGTCATCCTCGCGGCCGCACTCCAGCAACCaatcccccagcagcaccaacTGCCTCGTTCCGgccccaaaattccccaaattgggcagcgaggaggaggaaaaattcCCAAAACTGGGCAgtgaggaagagaagggaaaattcCCAAAGATGGGgagtgaggaggagaagggaaaattcCCAAAACTGggcagtgaggaagaggagggaaagacGGGtagtgaggaggaggatgaaggagTTTTGCCCCAaaactttggggttttggtCAAGCGggagtggctgcaggaggaccTGGTGCTCACCtgtgaggaggatgaggaggagccCCGGGAGGATGAAGGGATTCCCG CTGGCGGAATTTTGCCTGGAAGCGAGGGAATTTTGCAAGAAAACGAGGGAATTTCACCCAGAACTGGCGGAATTCTCCACGAAAACGAGGGAACTTTGCATGGAACTGGCAGAATTTCCCATGAAAACACGGGAATTTTGACCGGAACTGGGGGAATCCTGGCCAGGACCCCCAGGAGACCCCCCCGGACCCCGCGGGGGGGCGGCGCCGAGCCCTCACCTGCAGACCAGGTGAGCTGGTGCGGCTCCCCCGAGGGCCCGCGGCTGTTCGTGTGCCACTGCGGGAAGGCGTTCTCGCACCGCAGCATGCGCCAGCGCCACGTCAACATGCACCTGGACCTGCGGCCCTTCACCTGCCCCGAGTGCCGCAAGCGCTTCAAGATGAAACATCACCTGAGCGAGCACATGAAAACGCACACGGGGCTGCGGCCCTACACCTGCCCGGGCTGCGAGCGCCGCTTCATGTGGAGGGACAGCTTTGTCAGGCACCGGGGCACCTgtgcggggacagggacacgggggaggggaacagggacagggacagagtgA